The Papaver somniferum cultivar HN1 unplaced genomic scaffold, ASM357369v1 unplaced-scaffold_20177, whole genome shotgun sequence genome contains the following window.
TTGGTTTATgtagatgatttgattgttgcagggAATAATCTAGTGGAGATTCATAAATTTAAATCatacttgggacaatgtttcaagatgaaagatttgggaaaactgaaatattttctcggtttggagatagctcgcagtaaaTAGGGTATTTATATATGCCAGCGGAAATATGCATTGGGAAACAGCTTTATTAGGAGCTAAACCTGCTGAGTTTCCAATGGAGACTAATCNNNNNNNNNNNTATGCAttggatattatcatggaaacgGGTTTATTAGGAGCTAAACCTGCTGAGTTTCCAATGGAGACTAATCATCGTCTTGCTTTGGCGCAGGGAGATTTGTTTGATGATGTGGAGAAATATAGAAGACTAATTGGTAGACTGATTTATTTGGCAGTGACTAGACCTGATCTTACATACTCGGTGCATACGCTGTCTTTGTTTATGCAAAAACCGAGAatagaacattgggaagctgcacttcgAGTGGTTAGATACTTGAAAAAGAATCATGGGCAAGGCATTTTGTTGCGGTCTGATAGTACCCTAAGTTTGCAAGGGTGGTGTGACTCAGACTGGGCAAGTTGTCCTTTGACTAGACGTTcattgacaggatggtttgtttGTCTTGGGAATTCACCGGTgtcttggaagacaaagaagcaacCAACTGTTTCTCGGagctcagctgaagcagaatacaggtcCATGGCGGCAGCAACCTGTGAGTTGAAGTGGTTGAAACAGTTACTTGGTGATTTGGGGGTTCGTCATGCGCATGGAATGAAGCTCCT
Protein-coding sequences here:
- the LOC113339215 gene encoding uncharacterized protein LOC113339215, translated to METGLLGAKPAEFPMETNHRLALAQGDLFDDVEKYRRLIGRLIYLAVTRPDLTYSVHTLSLFMQKPRIEHWEAALRVVRYLKKNHGQGILLRSDSTLSLQGWCDSDWASCPLTRRSLTGWFVCLGNSPVSWKTKKQPTVSRSSAEAEYRSMAAATCELKWLKQLLGDLG